Proteins from one Fusobacterium periodonticum 1_1_41FAA genomic window:
- a CDS encoding NAD(P)-binding domain-containing protein, protein MLDLDKIVVIGVSHENLSLLKREDFMRTRPKYIIEKLYKEKEINAYINLSTCLRTEFYIELNSNISIDEIKKLFSVEMLSKTGIEAIEYLFKVSCGFYSVIKGEDQILAQVKSSHSEALENEHSSKFLNIIFNKTIELGKKFRTKSMIAHNALSLEAISLKFIKNKFPNIEDKNIFILGIGELAQDILTLLSKEQLKNIYITNRTYHKAEQIKKQFEMVNIIDYKEKYKEMFEADVIISATSAPHIVVEYDKFVPKMREDKDYLFIDLAVPRDVDERLANFKNIEICNLDDIWKVYNEHSMNRDKLLEDYSYLIDEQMKKLIKSLNYYKENSL, encoded by the coding sequence ATGTTAGATCTAGATAAGATTGTTGTAATTGGAGTTTCACATGAAAACTTATCTTTACTTAAAAGAGAAGATTTTATGAGGACTAGACCAAAATACATTATTGAAAAACTGTATAAAGAAAAAGAAATAAATGCTTATATCAATTTATCAACTTGCCTTAGAACAGAATTTTACATAGAACTGAATTCAAATATAAGTATTGATGAGATTAAAAAACTATTTTCAGTGGAAATGTTATCGAAAACTGGAATAGAAGCTATTGAATACCTATTTAAAGTTAGTTGTGGGTTCTATTCAGTTATAAAGGGAGAAGATCAAATTTTAGCTCAAGTAAAATCATCTCATTCTGAAGCACTTGAAAATGAGCATAGTTCAAAATTTTTAAATATTATCTTTAATAAAACAATAGAGTTAGGAAAGAAATTTAGAACTAAGAGTATGATAGCACATAATGCACTCTCATTGGAAGCTATATCTTTAAAATTTATTAAAAATAAATTTCCTAATATAGAAGATAAAAATATATTTATCTTAGGAATAGGAGAGTTAGCTCAAGATATTCTAACACTATTATCAAAGGAACAACTAAAAAATATCTATATTACTAATAGAACTTATCATAAGGCTGAGCAAATAAAAAAGCAGTTTGAAATGGTAAATATCATTGATTACAAGGAAAAATATAAGGAGATGTTTGAAGCTGATGTTATCATATCTGCTACTTCAGCACCTCATATAGTTGTTGAATATGATAAATTTGTACCTAAAATGAGAGAAGATAAAGATTATCTTTTTATTGATTTAGCTGTTCCTAGAGATGTTGATGAAAGACTTGCAAATTTTAAAAATATAGAAATATGCAATCTGGATGATATTTGGAAAGTCTATAATGAGCATTCTATGAATAGAGATAAACTTTTAGAAGATTATTCATATTTAATTGATGAGCAAATGAAAAAACTGATAAAATCATTAAATTATTATAAAGAGAACTCTTTATAA
- a CDS encoding cysteine hydrolase family protein translates to MEALIIIDMQKGFFKNILGKRNNLQAENNILRILENFRKENKEIIHIQHLSTDEKGILFSNEDRKFLKGFEPLSDEIVFQKHVNSAFIGTNLENYLRDKSIDKLIVVGMTLAHCVSTTVRMAANLGFKVILIEDATITFEIADYFSDKLLSADEIHKYHISALNEEFCEILSAKNFLNL, encoded by the coding sequence ATGGAAGCATTAATTATAATTGATATGCAAAAAGGATTTTTTAAAAATATTTTAGGAAAACGTAATAATCTTCAAGCTGAAAATAATATATTAAGGATTTTGGAAAATTTCAGAAAAGAAAATAAAGAAATAATTCATATACAGCATCTCTCAACAGATGAAAAAGGTATTTTATTTTCAAATGAAGATAGAAAATTTTTAAAAGGTTTTGAACCTTTATCTGATGAAATTGTTTTTCAAAAGCATGTAAATAGTGCTTTTATTGGAACTAATTTAGAAAACTATCTTAGAGATAAATCTATAGATAAATTAATTGTAGTAGGGATGACATTAGCTCATTGTGTATCAACTACTGTTAGAATGGCAGCTAATTTAGGCTTTAAAGTAATATTAATAGAAGATGCTACAATTACATTTGAAATAGCAGATTATTTTTCTGACAAATTATTATCAGCTGATGAAATTCACAAATATCATATCTCTGCTTTAAATGAAGAGTTTTGTGAAATACTAAGTGCTAAAAATTTCTTAAATTTATAA
- a CDS encoding tyrosine-type recombinase/integrase: MEIKKIDERDLVVNQRKKRNQDKKKTIFEIYKSEKTVKDYMFHLKDFLHFVYEGENDFSISEVIPLMQDIEKEDVEAYIVHLFEDRKLKKTSVNTILSALKSLYKELESNGLKNPVKYIKLFKVNRNIENVLKVSIDDIRKIIGLYKIDSEKKYRNITILYTLFYTGMRSKELLTLQFKHFLRREDEYFFKLVQTKSGKDVYKPIHKSLVKKLEEYRSYLMNMYSLDSKDLDEHYIFATSVLNNSPLSYRSLNVIIQDMGKLIEKDISPHNIRHAIATELSLNGADILEIRDFLGHSDTKVTEVYINARSVLEKKVLEKLPEINLDEE, translated from the coding sequence ATGGAAATAAAGAAAATTGATGAAAGAGATTTGGTTGTAAACCAGAGAAAAAAAAGAAATCAAGATAAGAAAAAAACTATATTTGAAATATACAAATCTGAAAAAACAGTTAAAGACTATATGTTTCATTTGAAAGATTTTTTACATTTTGTCTATGAGGGTGAGAATGATTTCTCTATTTCTGAGGTTATTCCACTGATGCAAGATATTGAAAAAGAAGATGTTGAAGCATATATTGTTCATTTATTTGAAGATAGAAAATTAAAAAAGACTTCTGTAAATACTATTTTATCTGCTTTAAAATCTCTATATAAAGAACTTGAAAGCAATGGACTAAAGAATCCAGTTAAGTATATAAAGCTTTTTAAAGTAAATAGAAATATAGAAAATGTATTAAAAGTTTCTATTGATGATATAAGAAAAATTATCGGACTTTATAAGATAGATAGTGAAAAAAAATATAGAAATATTACTATATTATATACTCTCTTCTATACTGGTATGAGAAGTAAAGAACTTTTAACACTACAATTTAAGCATTTTTTGAGAAGAGAAGATGAATACTTCTTTAAATTAGTTCAAACTAAAAGTGGTAAGGATGTCTATAAACCTATACATAAATCATTGGTTAAGAAGTTGGAGGAGTATAGAAGCTATTTAATGAATATGTATTCTTTAGATTCTAAGGACTTAGATGAACATTATATCTTTGCTACTTCTGTTTTAAACAATAGCCCTTTATCATACCGTTCATTGAACGTTATTATTCAAGATATGGGAAAATTAATAGAAAAAGATATAAGTCCTCATAATATCAGGCATGCAATAGCAACTGAACTTTCGCTTAATGGAGCAGATATCTTAGAAATTAGAGATTTCTTAGGACATTCTGATACGAAGGTTACAGAAGTATATATAAATGCTAGATCAGTTTTAGAGAAAAAAGTTTTAGAAAAACTTCCTGAAATAAATTTAGATGAAGAATAG
- a CDS encoding Dabb family protein: protein MLNHIVMWKIKEDVEDKEKVKLDIKNGLEGLFGKIKELREIRVETFMETTSTHDIALFVKVDNEETLKNYATNPLHVEVVKNYIKPFVYDRVCIDFFE, encoded by the coding sequence ATGTTAAATCATATAGTTATGTGGAAAATAAAAGAAGATGTTGAAGATAAAGAGAAGGTTAAACTAGATATAAAAAATGGTTTAGAAGGATTATTTGGAAAAATTAAAGAATTAAGAGAAATTAGAGTTGAAACATTTATGGAAACTACAAGTACTCATGATATTGCATTATTTGTTAAGGTTGATAATGAAGAAACATTAAAAAATTATGCAACCAATCCTTTACATGTTGAAGTAGTAAAAAACTATATTAAACCCTTTGTTTATGATAGAGTGTGTATAGATTTTTTTGAATAG
- a CDS encoding DUF6882 domain-containing protein — translation MNTWNEIFSANLGKIMAIQTACAEYVVKNRDWNIDFDRGIISFGKDEYPLQFLGSEATSSNTWLWAWENISEFDDKIISLAREIKAKGEKLNLEALTTAEINISDELNGHTLSIVACGLADKNYCYYRDPYSDGAIFVAFDGVDEKVFKPIDAKDFADIVVNSIQQFPLNHKLFVESFLSWNKNKYEWKENTLIANFKDSKLEIDFEEKTELARIINIRLNS, via the coding sequence ATGAATACTTGGAATGAAATATTTTCAGCTAATTTAGGAAAAATAATGGCAATTCAAACTGCATGTGCAGAATATGTGGTAAAAAATAGAGATTGGAATATAGATTTTGATAGAGGAATTATATCTTTTGGCAAAGATGAATACCCTTTACAATTTTTAGGTAGTGAAGCAACTTCTTCTAATACTTGGCTTTGGGCTTGGGAAAATATAAGTGAATTTGATGATAAAATAATTTCTTTGGCAAGAGAGATAAAAGCAAAAGGAGAAAAATTAAATTTAGAAGCTTTAACTACTGCTGAAATAAATATTAGTGATGAATTAAATGGACATACTTTATCAATAGTTGCCTGTGGCCTTGCTGATAAAAATTACTGCTACTATCGTGATCCTTATTCAGATGGTGCTATTTTTGTTGCCTTTGATGGTGTTGACGAAAAAGTATTTAAACCTATTGATGCAAAAGACTTTGCAGATATTGTAGTTAATTCTATACAACAATTTCCTTTAAATCATAAGTTATTTGTTGAAAGTTTTTTATCATGGAATAAAAATAAATATGAATGGAAAGAAAATACTCTGATTGCTAATTTTAAAGATTCTAAATTAGAAATTGATTTCGAAGAAAAAACAGAACTAGCTAGAATTATAAATATTCGTTTAAATTCTTAA